A region of the Scatophagus argus isolate fScaArg1 chromosome 14, fScaArg1.pri, whole genome shotgun sequence genome:
GCATTTGGAGGAATAGTTTGACTTTGTGGGAAAATATGTTCCTTTTGGTGACATTTGGTGAGAAGATCTCACGTCTTCAGCAGAGAAACATGAATGTGAGCACATGAGTTTGTTTGTCACATCTACAGGCGCTGAAGTTTCTGCTCCTGcaaacaaatgtgacttttgtttgttgtgttattgACACATCACATTATACTGATATGATCATACACTGGGTGTGGTGGCACAAAGAGGTACACAGTGTCTGCACAGGCTAATAATATGgatcagttttcttttgtaaaaaaataaaaagtttctttattatgtaaaaatgaaaagcaaatgttgTGTGGATTTTTGTGAAAtcagcaaagagaaaataaacgtttcccagtgcatgctgggattggctccagtCTGCGATGACCTCGTTAGGAATAAAGAAGGAAGAATaaagaagagatgaagacaaagacagaaactggtcGAGCCGGCAGCTCTGCCGTCTCAGCTTCTGTTGTGGCAACAGTGAAGAgcagccagcagctccagcaaAACAAGCCAAGCTGACCcttcactgagacacacacacacacacacacacacacacacacacacacacacacacacacacacacacacacacactttgatttacagacacacacacatggaggcTGCAGTCCTGACCatacaaataaaagcatcagctgctgctgatgtgaaaatatttcacgaaataattgagaaaatattaaaataatgtcACCGGTCATTTTAGCCTCAACGTGTCACAGCTGTCCAGCAAACTGCTGACTTGGGtagcagcaacacaaaaaacCCCGAAGAATTAAGGATTATTCAGCGCGAAGGCAGCGCAGATTCATTTGTAAAACGTCAATTTCTTTTCATGCTTGGAGCACCGTGAGTTCTATTTTATTCGACTCCATTGGACTGGAGAGGAGGCCCACATCTGTAAGACAGAGAACACAAAACTACAACTCTGCACCCAccaacagtttcatttttttatagtTTGGAATGAcgcttttactttgaaggatTTAAGCCGGAAGCGTTTTCGAGGAAGGTACAATTTCAACCGGAAGTCGTATGTTTGCTGTTTCCGAGCGGAACCTGAAGAGCAGATGCCGATGAGAATCACTTAAGtctctttgctgctgtgagAAGGAAGCGCCTGAAAGCCGTTTTTTCTGACTTCCGGCTGATGCGCGGCCGTCAGAGATGAGCGTCACTTTGGACATCAGACTGAAACGGGCAAACAAAGTTTATCATGAAGGGGTAAGCACGTCACAGCACGGCTAGCTAACCAGCTACTTCCGGCGCCCGTTTGGCTAACGCTACCTTCTCTGTTGGTGTTTAAGTTAGCTTGTAGCGCTCAGTAAAACAGTGAGTCCGCCCCGCGCGTGACCAGCAGCTGATCAGCGGGGTGTCACGTCTAAATGCGTCCCCCTGTCGTATTCAGACCAGTTACAGGATAAACTCTGATCTGTACACAGTCTTATCCGTACGGAGTATGTGACCAATCAGTCAGTATCGATCTGAGTGTAGTCCTAACGCAGTAACACTTCTACttctactgctgctactgcagttTCCACAGCAGTTGCTCTGCTCGTCACTGCTGCAGGATGTGCTATGACTCGTGCTGCAGCAGCTCGTGCAGATGCTTTATATCCAGCCCTGCATTGCTCAGACTTATGACGTACTAATATTGATATGATATTTCGGGCAGTTTGAATTTTGCTCGTAACTGTGTGGAaacttttcttttgtatttctgaaCTTTATGAAGGCTGATACCAACATATCTGCAATAAGTTCACACAGCCTGTCTCATATGTCAGTCACGCTGATGTAGACACGTgcttttatgtttcttttaGCCTTAGTCTAACGTTGAGGGTTTTGAACGAGCTCAGGTTAGGATGCACGTGATGCAGACCCCCcgctgtgtggttgtgtgtgcagGAGTCGGTGGCTGGTGTCATCGTGCTGGTGTGTAAGGAGGCGCTGCAGCACCACAGCATCTCTCTGAGCATGGAGGGGCTGGTGAACCTGCAGCTCAGCTCCAAGAGCGTCGGCGTCTTCGAGGCCTTCTACAACTCCGTGAAGGTGAGCTACGAGTCCGAACAGTCAGTCAGATGGTCCGCAGTCTGCATTAACGCCTCCCTgttgatgctgatgtttagaTCAGTCCTCACTGATCCTGAAATGAGGACAGTCGGCACAAAGACACAATAACTGAACTAGACGACTTCAGTAGACGAATCCCACTAACAGCATCAGTTTCCTGTCTCCCACTCAGCCTGACAGTGCGATTCCTAACCTTCCTGCCTCACGTTTCAGCCCATCCAGCTGATCAGCAGTAACATCGAGGTGGCCAAGGCGGGAAAAATCCCAGCAGGCAAGACTGAGATCCCCTTCGAGTTCCCGCTGAACACAAAAGGCAACAAAGTGCTGTACGAGACCTACCACGGCGTCTTCGTCAACATTCAGGTGAGCCGGGGACGCTGAATGAGGAGACGTGGAGACAGCAGGTGCTCTGTGGGTCCTATTAAAACCACGTCCAGGATCTCACACAGTCCTGGTTAGTCACACCAGAATCCACTTAGAGGCGACTGTTGGTCCACATCAGACCTGGACCGACAGCTTTCACAGCCCAGGTGACCTGAGCCAAACCGACGGTCACGACGAGTTCGAGTGAACCAAACAGATTCAGTGTTAAAGCATCCTCCATTTGATGAATGTGAACTTcatgttcttttatttatttatttgtttgctcatCAAAAACCGCATTGTGACGTGCACAGAGACTCACGTATACAAgcacactgtgtgcatgtactCAGGTATGAATGAGTCCAAAGTAAACAAAGACTCGTGTGTGAGAAGCAGGAAGCCTCTTCTGGAAACTCAGTGTTCTTACTTAAAATTCTCATCCCAAACGTCAAGAACGAACGTCCTTGtaaagaaaattcaaatttgaGGTTTCAGTGGTTGCGGTTCAGTTGTTGTGTGGGTAAACGGTATGATGTATGTTTGTATGCCCCCACCGACTGTCAGCAGGAcggttctcccttgtgagtcgggttcaggggttcaggctctgggtttctgtaaagcacctggagacagttttgattgtataaggaGCTATATAAACATattgaaactgaattaaatgttgttgttggtcCACAGTACACCCTCCGCTGTGACCTGAAGCGCTCCCTGCTGGCCAAAGACCTGAGCAGGAACTGCGAGTTCATTGTGCACTGTCAGGTGAGTGAAAGCCTCCATTACTTCAGCCGACTGCTGTGATGACGTAAATAATACAACACTTTTGCCTCCCcctgtggtgttctgtcttcCACGGGAGTTTGGGACAATGAAGATGCGTTCGAGCGTCAAAGCAGACTTTTACTGCAGCTAAGTCACAGTCAGATTGAGTCACATTTCATGATTTTTCCCTCAAATTCACTCTAAGAGTGAGCTCAGTTCTTTATTCATGTTTAGTTAACCGAGTTGCTCTCTGATGGCTCTCAGATTTCTGTGAAGGTTAATTTACAGCTCAGGTCTTTACAAACTCATCTGTCCGCCATGTTGAACCGCGTGGAATCTGTTTGATCTCCAGCCACAGAAAGCAAAAGTCGTCCCGACTCCGGTCGACTTCGCCATCACTCCAGACACCCTGCAGAACGTCCGCGAGGTGAGCGACGTCACGTCTTCTCACTGcgtctttttcttttgctgaacgctgcactgactgactgaacttTCTGTCTTCAGAGGAGCTCGCTGCCAAAGTTTCTAGTCAGAGGCCATTTGGACGCCACCAGCTGCGTGATCAGCCAGCCGCTGACCGGAGAGCTGGTGGTGGAGAACTCGGACGTTCCCATCAAGAGTATTGAACTGCAGCTTGTGCGGGTGGAGACGTGTGGTAAGTCCATGGGCAGAGATGATCGCATGAACCTTCCAGAGCTGCCGCCGGTTCTCTAAATGTCCTCTTGGGGTTCAGGTTGCGCTGAAGGTTACGCCAGAGATGCCACGGAGATCCAGAACATCCAGATAGCTGAAGGCGATGTCTGCCACAGCCTCCCGATTCCCATCTACATGGTGTTCCCCAGGCTGTTCACCTGCCCCACGCTGGAGACCACCAACTTCAAAGTCGGTCAGTAAAGTCTTCTGGTCTGCCTCAGACTCTCTGCTTTTTGGATTCTCTGTGGTCCATCATTAAAAATGGGCCACAAATCACCCATCAAATAactcattaaaaccaaacttatctGATAAAGAAACACGTTAGCGTTCTGAGAACTTTTCActtagtcatttttttttatacttatATACTTAagtatttctctgcatttaatttatcactgattgaaacacacaggagcagtgggctgccatgtcagccGCCCGGGGAGCAAAGTGGGGGGGTTGAGTGCCTtagctaatggaggggggagcacTGATCagtcactccaccacacccaaattttacCTGCCAGTTTGGGgtggaatcgaaccagcgaccctctgGTCACGAGCCGCTTCTCAAACCTTTGGCCACAGCTGTCCCCAGTATTATTTAaagagacagatagatactttattgatcctgagggaaattcaagatgtgaccgcatgtttgtttctgtcctctcaGAGTTTGAAGTCAACATTGTCATCGTGCTTCACGACGACCATCTGATCACAGAGAATTTCCCCCTGAAGCTGTGCAGAGTCTGAAGCTGCCCACAGTCCCAGAGGACCGAGAGGACACGAACCGGACCCAACTGATCTCCCACATGATGCAACAGTTCCTGTAAAGGAAGCTCCAGGAACCGGATCATCTGGCTTTACAGAACGCTGAGTTtctctcacacagaaacatgaacgTGACCAAAAGTCCAACACAGATTATTGCTCGGTGAGTTGAATCAATTGTGAACAGAGCAGAGTTTTGCAGTCCCTGTCAGGACGTTCGATGTGCACGAGCATCACGTTGTGGAGGCTTCACGCAGTCGTGTCCAACAAAGTCCACACGTGACACATGAACATCCAATTCAAACGCTTTTGTTTATTGCAAGTGTAAATTGATGTTTCTCTGCATATCTGAGCATTTAAATGATCAAAAAAAGCCCAAAACAATcctttttttagattttaatgaaacaaagagtaaaaaaagaaagaagataaaAGCAGTAATGTGGAAGCGTGAAGACGTCACGGGGCCTGGCGTCTCCTGCCGGGCAGCACGGGGAAATCCTCCGGCAGCAGAGCGTGATCTCTGCAGGTGGGACAGGTGCTCTGCTCCTTCAGCCACGAGCGTatacactgaacacacacacacacacacacacacacacacaggctcagcgttaaaaccagcagcagaaacTGATGGCGTTCCTGCGTCCCGCCTCGCTGCAGAACGTTTTCCGAGCTGCTCACCTCGTTGTGGAAGCTGTGTCTGCACTCCAGCACGCACGTGTCGTCTGGACTCATGTCATCGTGACAGATGATGCAGGGATCCTCGACGTTCAGCTGTGgccgagacacacacacacacacacacacacaggctttactcccagcagctgctctgcttcGTTAAAACACTCACATCGTTAAAGTGGTTCAGCGTCCCGTCGATAACACGACAGCGACACGTTAAAGTCTGGACTCACCGCGTTTGAGTGCGTGGCTCTCGGGGCTGCGACGGTCTGCCATACGGGGGTCACCGGAGGCGGGGTGGCACACGGAGCTGGACTCCCACGTCCCACCATGTTCGCTTTGGCTGAATTAAGCTTCTCCTGAGAggacaacacaaaacaaatgaatcaaagtgATGTCCAGACGTCCTCACGCGTCCACATGATGGAGCAGACGGGGGACGTCTGTCAGTCCACATTCACTGCAGGGTTTTCTCCAGGGGGGTTACATCTGAGTATGTGAGTGTCAGAATGTAAGACCAACTCCTAACTCttctgtaattttgttttgtgtttcgTACATCCAATAAGATCACTGTGACGTTCACTTGCTGTcgtttttatttgttctgaaGCACTGATGTTCCCTTTTTCTAATTATCATTctaattcttttatttaaatctgttttactgACACGTGAATCTGGTTTTGGGGTGAAGGTTTGCCAGGTTTACAGAGTTGGACTACAAACAGAACGTGAGCGTTTCACTGCatggagggagtgtgtgtgtgtgtgtgtgtctttatgatctcatggggacaaaaacctgtttgcacagctacatGTGGGGACTCACCTGCCTTATGGGGACATGAATAACttttagagtgaagacttggtttaaggtgaGGCTGAGTTTGAGGTtcaggttaaggtcagggtaaaggtcaaaggtcagggttaggcaagttatgcttttggtttgagtaagtctgTAGGAAATGAattaagtctatgtaatgtccccattgggcatgaaaacctacagtgtgtgtgtgtgtgtgtgtgtgtcggtccATCTGACCTGATGATCCAGGATCAGCTGGGTGACTCCACCAACCACATCGTGCAACTCCATGCTGTTCAGGCTCCCGCCGCTGGATGAACGCAACTCCTGAATGAACCTCATCATGTCTGACCTgatcgaacacacacacacacacacacacacactgaagcataAACATGGCCGCTAACCTGCACACACGAGCTAAAGAAAGTCTGAACGCTTTGTTTCCTCCTTTGTTGTGATCTGACACTAAACTAAACTacttgattaaaaatgaaaacaaaaaacaactgtcTTCTAGTAGAACTTCTAAAGATTTGAGGAAGACCTTGATTATTGATAAACCTGAAACAATCAGCATAAGAGTGGATGGcaatgttttaaaatttaacaaTCAAACTTATTTTGGCTCCTTTAGATTTGTGTTTGTagttttaaattgaattaaagacacacactgagactgaTGTTACCTTGTGTAGCCGGGGAAGATGGCGGCCAGGCCCTCCATGGCTTTGTCAAACACGGTGCCGTGCGGAGGCTCCGCGGTCCTGGGCGGAGGTCTGTGCTGCGCCTGAGGCGGAGCGG
Encoded here:
- the vps26c gene encoding vacuolar protein sorting-associated protein 26C, with the translated sequence MSVTLDIRLKRANKVYHEGESVAGVIVLVCKEALQHHSISLSMEGLVNLQLSSKSVGVFEAFYNSVKPIQLISSNIEVAKAGKIPAGKTEIPFEFPLNTKGNKVLYETYHGVFVNIQYTLRCDLKRSLLAKDLSRNCEFIVHCQPQKAKVVPTPVDFAITPDTLQNVRERSSLPKFLVRGHLDATSCVISQPLTGELVVENSDVPIKSIELQLVRVETCGCAEGYARDATEIQNIQIAEGDVCHSLPIPIYMVFPRLFTCPTLETTNFKVEFEVNIVIVLHDDHLITENFPLKLCRV